The proteins below come from a single Triticum aestivum cultivar Chinese Spring chromosome 5D, IWGSC CS RefSeq v2.1, whole genome shotgun sequence genomic window:
- the LOC123126256 gene encoding actin cytoskeleton-regulatory complex protein PAN1-like: MPVLRPPAPGLLGSRPPTHWALLAAPQPGPAASPFSFRGPPIATAPFGHGGPPVAPPPTPPTYGAYGAFGGALAYSGAWDPALLAALQQTPSPATYSDGGDWFMDSSGTAHMSAHPGHSHHDGTSPM; this comes from the exons ATGCCAGTTCTGCGACCCCCCGCCCCAGGTCTTCTCGGCTCGCGCCCGCCGACTCACTGGGCGCTGCTGGCCGCCCCGCAGCCGGGCCCTGCCGCCTCGCCCTTCAGCTTCCGCGGCCCACCTATTGCCACCGCGCCCTTCGGCCATGGCGGCCCGCCCGTCGCTCCACCTCCCACGCCTCCTACGTACGGGGCTTACGGGGCCTTTGGTGGCGCGCTGGCCTACTCAGGCGCGTGGGATCCGGCGTTGCTTGCTGCCCTCCAGCAAACCCCCTCCCCGGCGACGTACTCTGATGGCGGTGATTGGTTCATGGACTCCAGCGGAACAGCCCACATGTCTGCACACCCGG GACACTCGCACCAtgatggtacttcaccgatgtga